TGGACTGTTGGCGATCTTAGCAGGAGTGTCTCATGGTAAGAAAATAATTGATATGTGTTGGTATAATATGAAGAGGCTTGTAAAACATGTAGCGAGAGCATCACTGTGGGTTACTCAGAATCCCGTTGGTTAGCAAAACAATGAAGAATACAGAGTTTTCTCCATGAAAATGATAACTGACTGAGGTGCTATTGCTGTATATTGCCTCTAATGCCATTCATTTCTTTGTACTGTTGCTTGGTGTCTCCTCATCTATAAAAGTAAACATGACTCAAAAGAGGACAGCGATAGAACACATCCCTCTCTTGTTTCTCAGGCATGGAGAGCCCCTGTGATGCTAGAGAGGATGGAGCTCAGTGTTATGGAGCTCTGGGAGGAACTGTCTGTCTCCGGCTGATCACCAACGCCAGTGGACATCAGGTTAGATTTTGGAAGGACCCAAATGGTGCTAAAACAGAGATACTCACAATGAGAAGAAACATGTCGATAACAAAAGGGACTATTAATGGCAGGTCAGAGTTCATTATAAACAAGGGTATATTCAGGATAGATAACACAGTAAGGAATGATTCTGATAAATACTGTGCTGAAACATTTAATGCAAATGGATTATTATCGGGCTCCAGAAGACTACAACTGTTCATTGAAGGTAAAAAGTAAATTCTCTTAGAAAAAAAGTCATAAGTATTTGCTTCCTCAATATGAATTTAGACcatttactgaacaaaaatgatGCCATGATTTATAAATCAAATTAAGAATGCATTTGTATAACTAACAAaacatatgtacagtgccttcagaaaagaTCCATACCGCTTGACTTAACCACCTCTATGCGTGCATGGTCACCACTATGCTATGCAGGTCAAAAAGTTAATTACTTTGCAACATTTTTTTATAGTATTACTTTACTGCTTTTTTGTAAAGAAGATGCATGTTTTggtatatttttattctgtacaggcttccttcttttcactttgtcaattaggttagGATTGTGGAgcaactataatgttgttgatccatcttctgtgatctcctatcacagccattaaactctgtaaatgttttgcctcatggtgaaatccatgagcgtagtttccttcctttccggcaagtaagttaggaaggacacctgtatctttgtagtgacagggtatattgatgcaccatccaaagtgtaattcataaTTAAACCAAGCCCGGGCTCATCTTCTTCACATTTTTACTACTGAACTTATTAAGGCTTGCAATAACTAAAGGGGGGAATGAAAacgtattgactcaagacagcttttcattttctattaatttgtaaaaattgtAAAAAGCCACTGTAAATATGTTTCCATATCTGTAATTTTGATAAGCAACCAGTAACCACATTATAACATCTTCTCCCATAGCCCCTGTGACACAGGCTAAGCTGTCCTCTAAGTGTCTGTCTCATGGAGAGATGAGGGTATCCTGCTCCTCTGAGGGGGACAGTCCCCAGTACAGCTGGACTTTGGATGGACACCCactgaacaacaatgacaactcTTTTGGTGAGAAGACAAACTCCATCACACTGCGAAAAGGCCTGTCTGGGGATCTCAACTGCACCATCAGAAACAATATCAGCAGTGTTACTGTCAACACGGTAATCTTACCTTGTCCAGGTAAAATACTGTTTAATAtcaatgataataatgatgattATAATAATGATCAGCCCTTATCAATGGAAATTCATCTGTTTAGAAACAGCACTAGCCatcctcctgggcttttcactcACAATATTGTCTAGGGTATAtcgagaatggtgcgacaaacaaaaaacatctagTAAGCGGCAGTCCTAtgggtgaaaacagctcgttaatgagaggtcgaaggagattggcaagaattgtgcaagctaacaggagggccacaaCCAGGCAAATAATGCTGCAGTACAACAGAGGTGTGCAGAatggtttctctctgtccttgtcccggatgggctattgcagcagataaccacaccgggttccactcatATCAGCTAAAAATAAGAACAAGTGGCACCAGTGGGCacacgatcaccaacactggacaattgaggagtggaaaaacattgcctggtccgaaTAATCCTGGTTCTtcttgcgtcatgctgatggcagagtcaggatttagCATAAGCAGGGTCTATGGACCCATCCTGCTTGGTGCAGTAGCTGTGTGTGGGTAAAATCCCTAAGGAAGCCAAGCCCCCCCAACCCCAAAAAAGTCATATTACAACCTACACTGTATGTATTTTGATATTTGCATTGTTTTCTGTTAATTTATATGCTTTGTGACCATGATATACAGGCCTAAAGGCCAGGATATTAAGacaacagtggcagaataaattcaaccacacctttgttttatcacaaaaccGGATAGCAAACTCTGTCTTGTGAACTCCACAACACATATTGCATATTACAGACAGTTGAGCTACAGCATACTTAAGCAAGTTAAGGTTTCTGACTTTTTTGAACCATttaactattgatttagaaccacagagttacCGCAAGCCACAAGGAAAACAGttgctgcctccactattccagaaCCATTTCAACTTGACCAATTccacatcatcaaatcacctctgcttagtctaatacagtgacaactgaaagataccccccccccaaaaaatgtccaATCAACATaaactaaatatgatgtggctgtccatggttctgatttctgtttgcgcttgtgtatgtgcgtgcgcgCGTTCGTGCAAATAAAAAAagcatgttgactcaccctacttgtagagaaatgaCAATGCCATCCTCTTCTCTTTCATGTTGTTGAAACTGTCTGTCActttgtcatacagtacacacttaattttgttgtcctaggctacctggctaaaatgtttgctcgctagcctaacttccgttcatgggcaacgttagctagttaacattagccttctacatctagctcctttgcatattgaacttccatcctctcagacTAGGGTCACAACAGTGTATGAATTAATGTTTGGATCAGAATTGCCCTTAAAATCATTGgatggagaattaagtaaaaccgcAAGTCCAAATCCTTATCTCCATCCGTGGATAATTTAGGAAAgagacaattttagctagctagccaccggaggacaacaacacaacgagatgcaacaattcaagttgtttctgttaATGACATATGCTTTCAAAGCGATTTGAGAGGAGAGACACCAAATCCAAGATttcttcccttgacactttttattattatttcgTCTCTCCTCTCACAGTTGAGTTCGCTCAGTTTAGCTAAACATTGATTAGCAAATGTGTTATAATTTACATGTCAAGGGAGTCCAAATGCTCACTTGGTTCCCTTTCATTCAATGCTAGGGGTGGCAACTCATTTGACCAGACAGTATCAGATAGATGGCCagatgctttctcctgtgagaaaaattcagcctcttgcgaattgaaggaaaattgtGAAACACAGTGAcgaaaggtatatatatatattttttgtgggGGAGGATACATTATTTGGGGAAGCCCAGCTTCCCTTTGCCTCCATGAATACACGTCATTGGCGTGGTGTCAACGGTACATGCGTTTGGTGGTGGTGTAAtagtgtggggaatgttttcctgcaCATGTTAGGTCCCTTGAAAACAATTGAGCAATGTTTTCATGCactgaagaattcaggctgttctggtggCAAAGAGGGGTCAAACCCAGTACTAGATCGGTGTACCAAATAAACTGGAAACTGAGTATAAACTctgcaaaaaaaataaacatccctttttcaggactgtctttcaaagataattcgtaaaaatataaataacttcacagatcttcattgtaaagggtttaaacactgtttctcatgcttgttcaatgaacaataaacaattaatgaacatgcacctgtggaacggtcatgaAGACACTAacagcaattaaggtcacagttctgaaaacttaggacactaaagaggcctttctactgactatgaaaaacaccaaaagaaagatgccccagggtccctgctcatctgtgtgaatgtgccttaggcatgctgcaaggaggcatgaggactgcagatgtggccagggcaataaattgcaatgtccgtactgtgaggcGCCTAAGACAGGGCTACAGGGAGACAgtacggacagctgatcgtcctcacagtggcagacaaCGTGTAACAAcaactgcacaggatcggtacttcccaacatcacacctgcgggacaggtacaagaTGGCAACAACACCTGCCAGAGTTACACTTGGAATGCACAATccatccatcagtgctcagactgtctgcaataggctgagagaggctggaatgagggcttgtaggcctgttgtaaggcaggtcctcaccagacatcaccagcaacaacttcgcctatgggcacaaacccaccgttgctggaccagacaggactggcaaaaagtgctcttcactgacgagtcgctgttttgtctcaccaggggtgatggtcggattcgcatttagcGTCTAAGGACTCAGGCATGTACTCTGgaacgggatcgatttggagttggaggatccgtcatggtctgggacggtgtgtcacagcatcatcggactgagcttgttgtcattgcaggcaatctcaatgctgtgctttacaggggaagacatcctcctccctcatgttgtacccttcctgcaggctaatCCTGACAtgacctccagcatgacaatgccatcagccatactgcttgttctgtgcgtgatttcctgcaagacacgaatgccagtgttctgccatgCCCAGCAAAGAGCccagggctagggccattcccccccagaaatgtccaggaacttgcaggtgccttgatggaagagtggggtaacatctcacagcaagaacctgctaatctggtgcagtccatgaggaggggatacactacagtacttaatgcagctggtggccacaccagatactgactgttactattgattttgacccccccccccctttgttaagggacacattattccatgtttgttcgtcacatgtctgtggaacttgatcagtttatgtctcaattgttgaatcttatgatcatacaaatatttacacgttacatttgctgaaaataaacacagttgacagtgagaggacatttatttttttgctgagttaacTGCACCTTACCCAGTGGGACAAAGATATCAGAGCGAGTGGTTAAGAGGTTAATAATACCCTGTGTGTTAAACCTACAACAGTGGCCCCCACAACAGAAGCAACCACTAGTAAGGCCTAGGGGCTTGAAAACCCAGTGACCACCAGACCCAGAAATCACACCCAGGGTACAGCAATTACACACAATCATGTCACATTGACAAAAGCCCATATCAGACCCTGTGGACTTTAAGTAAGTGATAATGCTCATCCTGATGTATTATTggtgtcattatcattattacCATTAAGATGTTATGGCCTTTTTGTATAGTGCATTTgggaagtattcaggccccttgattttttccacattttgttacgttacagccttattcaaaagtgattcaaattattttttttaccctcatcaatctacacacaataccccacaacgaaaaagaaacagatttttagaaatgttagcaaatgtaaaaatacatgaaaataatcatttaaaaaaaactcttT
This DNA window, taken from Oncorhynchus gorbuscha isolate QuinsamMale2020 ecotype Even-year linkage group LG13, OgorEven_v1.0, whole genome shotgun sequence, encodes the following:
- the LOC123994120 gene encoding hepatocyte cell adhesion molecule-like isoform X1, with protein sequence MRRNMSITKGTINGRSEFIINKGIFRIDNTVRNDSDKYCAETFNANGLLSGSRRLQLFIEAPVTQAKLSSKCLSHGEMRVSCSSEGDSPQYSWTLDGHPLNNNDNSFGEKTNSITLRKGLSGDLNCTIRNNISSVTVNTVILPCPEIIGTVAGSLAGIFLVLVMVLAVYCVQKKKTPPKTSANDDSQDVEYADVRIQKKQMSQKEREALVELNDRQVKVAGGPQQTMEVEYGQIKTLVGPRRKVDTPEEEDCVYARVQKGQ